The sequence below is a genomic window from Dyadobacter chenwenxiniae.
TTTATCACCACATTTTCCAGCGGCACCGGACCTATGATATGGATCGTCTTCATTGTCGTTGCAATGGTCGGCGGCGATATGGTGAAGGGCGCCATAATGTTAGCGTTGGGAATATGCTCTGTTTATCTCTTTCTTCTCTCCTACCATTTTCCTGTTGTCGAAGACACCAGCATTGCAACAAAGCTGATGAACATGCCGGAAATTTGTCTGGGAATAATTGGGGGCACTTTTGACATTCACGAAAGGGGCACACCGTTTATTCCGGTGTTAGCTGGTTTTCTGATTATTTCCATATTTGTCTTATGTCTTGGCAGAACCGGATTAAAGGCAATCCAGAAAGATCCGGCAAGCCAGTTCCTCATCGGAGCATTTCTTTTTGGGCTGCTGTCAGCCATCGCAATTAGCCTTGGCCGCGGCTCTTATGTCGAGAACAGATACAAGATAATTTCAACATTATGCCTGCTCGCTACATATAATATGGTGCTCTCGCAATTACCCCGCAAGTGGATGGACATTAGTCTCAATGTCATCAATGTTGCTTGCCTGGGCCTCTGGCTGCTTTTTTTCTGGCGTTATTATCCTGAAATGCTGGAATACAAATCAGTCAGAAAAGCTGACTATTTGACTATTTTAAACAGCCCACAGAGAGCGGAATCCTCATTTCACCAAAGAATCAATGCATTGAAAGATCTTGGCATAAAATCACCGGACGACCCTGCGATCCAGAATACTTTTATTTCAAGCAAGTATACCAATGATATTAGTCTTCAGTCTCCAAAAATCCTTAAAAGAAGTAACAAATACGCCGTAAAGTGGCGTGACGAGTCGGGTTTATTTAATGAGTCGTATCTCGTGCTCAAATCAGATAGCGGAAGCTGCGTATTTCCGGTCCGGAAAAACAGGAATTTGCTTTCCGATTTTCTTCTCTCCGGCGGGCACTTTTTCGCCACGGAGCGGGAAGCCAACATTTCATATGACTGGATACCAAAAGGGAGATACACCATTTCGGTATATCTCCCTGAGCAAACTTCCTTTATTTCAATTCAAGACACCATTGTCGTCACTCAGAATGTTACACCGTGGCTTTCTGATCGATGGTTCAATGATGTTTACATCCCTTAATGCTAAACTGCCGAAGAGGAAAGCTTAGCACCGATATATTCACGGTTCATTCGCGCAATATTCTCTTGCCCGATCTCCTTAGGACATTCCGCAGAGCACGCACCCATGTTTGTACAGTTCCCAAATCCTTCCGCATCCATTTGCGCAACCATTTTCTCTGCACGAATGCTTCTTTCAGCCTGTCCTTGCGGAAGCAATGCCAATTGAGAAATTTTTGCAGATACAAAAAGCATTGCAGATGCATTTTTACAAGCCGCTACGCAGGCACCGCAGGCGATACACGCTGCTGCTGCAAATGCCTCATCCGCGGCCACTTTCGGGATAGGCAGGCTGTTTGCATCCTGGGCATTACCTGTATTTACCGACACGAAGCCTCCCGCAGAAATCACCCTGTCAAAAGCGTCGCGGTCAACGACAAGGTCC
It includes:
- a CDS encoding succinate dehydrogenase/fumarate reductase iron-sulfur subunit: MHIKLKVWRQSNSNTKGDFENYSLDNVSPDMSFLEMFDVLNEQLIEEGKEPVAFDHDCREGICGMCSMYINGRAHGPLKGVTTCQLHMRSFSDGDTIVVEPWRAGAFPVIKDLVVDRDAFDRVISAGGFVSVNTGNAQDANSLPIPKVAADEAFAAAACIACGACVAACKNASAMLFVSAKISQLALLPQGQAERSIRAEKMVAQMDAEGFGNCTNMGACSAECPKEIGQENIARMNREYIGAKLSSSAV